The proteins below come from a single Triticum aestivum cultivar Chinese Spring chromosome 5D, IWGSC CS RefSeq v2.1, whole genome shotgun sequence genomic window:
- the LOC123123937 gene encoding acyl carrier protein 3, chloroplastic — translation MSAPVATAGSAVFPAHRLQVSTSGSRRSAACFLRRQSFPSISIRSAPTKKRFLHLPCSAKQDTVDKVCGIVKKQLAVAEDTVVSGETKFADLGADSLDTVEIVMGLEEAFSITVDESSAQEIRTVEDAASLIDKLVTDKDS, via the exons ATGTccgcccccgtcgccaccgccgGATCGGCCGTCTTCCCCGCGCATCGGCTCCAGGTAAGCACCAGCGGCAGCCGCCGGAGCGCGGCGTGCTTCTTGAGGCGGCAGAGCTTCCCGTCCATCTCGATCCGGTCGGCTCCAACGAAGAAGCGCTTCCTCCACCTGCCTTGCtcg GCCAAGCAGGACACCGTCGACAAGGTCTGCGGGATCGTCAAGAAGCAGCTGGCCGTCGCCGAGGACACCGTCGTGAGCGGGGAGACCAAGTTCGCGGACCTCGGCGCCGATTCGCTCGACACG GTTGAAATCGTGATGGGTCTGGAGGAGGCATTCAGCATCACGGTGGACGAATCGAGCGCCCAGGAGATCAGGACCGTGGAGGACGCCGCGTCTCTCATCGACAAGCTCGTCACAGACAAGGATTCTTAG
- the LOC123123936 gene encoding ATP-dependent DNA helicase 2 subunit KU80 yields MPPRPPPSRARNSRGINRRRRPRRRPDFPTPRGMARNKEGLVLLLDVGPTMHRALQEVKNVCTTLLRKKLVFHRSDEVGVVLFGTKETHNDLARELGGYKHVLVKHDIKVVDEETKDALENLPRGTAPGDFLDAIVVGLDMLIKRFGDTKAKQRLCLITDAQHLLRDPPQGTKEDQVDTIADQMKKHDIKMDCIVFRESGVQHNSVMDENDRLLYHFRDRSVAKVVQVDTPTALLGALKTRNVLPVTIFRGDLEVSSTFKIKVWAYKKTSEEKFPTLKKYSDKAPPSDQFASHEVKVDYEYKSILEPDTVVPPDQRIKGYLYGPQVVPISSAEWEAVKFKPEKGVKLLGFADRSSIPRSYFMKDVNSFVPEPGNTKAIVAVSALARAMQEMNKVAILRCVWRQNQANVAFGVLTPNISSVNNVPDSFYFNILPFAEDIRDFPFRSFSSLPPSSQPTEEQQEAADNLVKMLDLAPPGREEILRPDFTPNPMLERFYSYLDLKSKQPDANPPPLDSCLRRITEPDPDVINYRAPLIQNLGKSFELKENPKRKKARTQERLAYTDPDDQAKSSENNAEKATAADGQAKKPEDPYAEKARAIEVLFPSTEKVGKIGDVNPVKDFEAMLAERSSSIWVQKAIEEMKKYTTNLVQNSLQGDYYEKALECFVALRKACIIEQEPEEYNQFVTKLYERLKKVDDVVKFFQLLSSKNVLLICKEEAPDSDVTEEMARSFFMKTEISSE; encoded by the exons ATGCCGCCGCGCCCTCCTCCTTCCAGAGCACGGAACTCTCGCGGCATAAACCGTCGCCGCCGGCCGCGCCGCCGGCCCGATTTCCCCACGCCCCGCGGCATGGCGCGCAACAAG GAGGGGCTGGTTCTGCTGCTGGATGTCGGCCCGACGATGCACCGGGCGCTGCAGGAGGTCAAGAACGTCTGCACCACCCTCCTGCGCAAGAAG CTGGTTTTTCATAGGAGCGACGAGGTTGGCGTTGTCCTGTTTGGAACTAAAG AAACACACAATGACCTTGCGAGGGAACTTGGGGGCTATAAGCATGTGCTGGTTAAGCATGATATTAAAGTTGTTGACGAAGAAACAAAAGATGCTCTTGAAAATCTTCCTAGGGGAACTGCCCCTGGTGACT TTCTGGATGCTATTGTTGTTGGTTTGGATatgctgataaagagattcggagATACCAAAGCAAAGCAACGTCTGTGTCTAATCACCGACGCACAACATCTGCTAAGGGATCCGCCCCAAGGGACAAAAGAAGATCAGGTGGACACTATTGCAGAccagatgaaaaaacatgatattAAGATGGATTGCATTGTTTTCAGGGAATCTGGAGTTCAACACAATTCTGTAATGGATGAAAATGACCGATTATTATATCACTTCAGAGATAGGTCGGTGGCAAAGGTAGTCCAGGTTGACACCCCGACAGCACTCTTAGGTGCTCTCAAGACAAGAAATGTACTCCCAGTTACTATCTTCAGGGGAGACCTGGAAGTGAGCTCCACTTTTAAAATCAAG GTGTGGGCGTATAAGAAAACATCTGAGGAAAAATTCCCCACTTTGAAGAAGTATTCTGATAAGGCTCCTCCAAGTGATCAGTTTGCCTCGCATGAAGTCAAAGTGGATTATGAGTACAAAAGCATTCTAGAACCAGACACAGTTGTTCCACCAGATCAAAGAATCAAGGGCTATCTTTACGGTCCTCAAGTTGTTCCTATATCATCTGCTGAATGGGAGGCTGTGAAGTTCAAGCCAGAGAAAGGTGTGAAGCTTCTAGGTTTTGCAGATAGATCCAGCATACCACG GTCCTATTTTATGAAAGATGTGAACTCCTTTGTACCTGAACCGGGAAACACAAAAGCAATTGTTGCAGTCTCTGCCTTAGCTAGAGCAATGCAAGAAATGAACAAGGTTGCAATTCTGCGATGTGTGTGGAGGCAAAATCAAGCGAATGTTGCTTTTGGTGTATTGACACCAAACATCTCATCAGTGAACAATGTG CCAGATTCCTTTTACTTCAATATACTGCCTTTTGCTGAGGACATCAGAGACTTTCCATTTCGCTCCTTCAGCAGCCTGCCACCATCAtcacagcctactgaagaacagcAGGAAGCGGCAGATAACCTAGTGAAGATGTTAGACCTTGCACCACCTGGAAGGGAAGAGATCCTCAGGCCTGATTTCACACCAAACCCTATGTTGGAG AGGTTCTACAGCTACCTTGATCTGAAGTCAAAGCAGCCAGATGCAAATCCACCACCGCTCGATAGCTGTCTAAGGAGGATAACCGAGCCAGATCCTGACGTCATTAATTATCGAGCACCGTTAATCCAAAATTTAGGCAAATCTTTCGAGCTGAAGGAGAACCCCAAG AGAAAGAAAGCCCGGACACAGGAGAGATTAGCTTATACTGACCCAGATGATCAAGCTAAAAGTTCAGAAAATAATGCAGAGAAGGCTACGGCGGCAGATGGTCAAGCTAAAAAGCCAGAAGATCCTTATGCAGAGAAGGCTAGGGCGATAGAGGTACTGTTTCCTTCAACAGAGAAGGTTGGGAAGATTGGAGATGTAAATCCTGTTAAAGATTTTGAAGCCATGCTGGCAGAGAGATCTAGCTCAATATGGGTTCAGAAGGCAATTGAAGAGATGAAGAAGTACACGACCAATTTGGTACAGAATTCTCTTCAAGGAGATTATTACGAAAAGGCacttgagtgttttgttgctcTGCGGAAGGCCTGTATAATCGAACAG GAGCCGGAGGAATATAACCAATTTGTGACTAAGCTTTACGAGAGACTGAAGAAGGTGGATGATGTGGTGAAGTTCTTTCAGCTTCTTTCATCCAAGAATGTTTTGCTTATATGCAAAGAAGAAGCGCCTGACAG CGATGTGACTGAAGAGATGGCGAGGAGCTTCTTCATGAAAACCGAAATTTCCTCTGAGTAA